A genomic stretch from Sphingobacterium sp. ML3W includes:
- a CDS encoding fasciclin domain-containing protein, with translation MPVPNENIRPAADFIHNNYEMRLFDAALQKTGLTAELNGEGPFTVLVPNDLAFNEIGIFRPTDFDKMNKDSLRRIIAYHILPRRLYLSDIPSNSVDFRYATREGSELYASLGSLAPGATAPTNMLFFSGAKAIRKDVVLSNGVLHVLDKLMKPQFEKNIQEWLSDKKEYTVFVAGLKKFGLWDQLAQKGPFTVFAPTNEALEKRGVTASFLDGANPEQYIGEVLFGAYIMYDKHFFISDSQVFTIINSNGYYKYYLKDKVHYMEYFANEAYPTWKLSYNMRLRSNDMFNSIILADIIYSVGAKMDYLCSNGVVHDLDKGLVSPDQAIKKEENEK, from the coding sequence ATGCCTGTCCCGAATGAAAATATACGGCCAGCAGCGGATTTTATTCATAATAATTATGAAATGCGTCTCTTTGATGCTGCACTCCAAAAGACAGGATTGACTGCAGAACTCAATGGAGAAGGACCATTTACTGTCCTCGTACCCAATGATCTTGCCTTTAATGAAATAGGAATATTTCGTCCGACGGATTTTGACAAGATGAATAAAGACAGTTTGCGGCGGATCATTGCCTACCATATTCTTCCTCGACGTCTTTACTTAAGCGATATTCCGAGTAACTCCGTGGATTTTCGGTATGCAACACGTGAAGGATCGGAATTATATGCATCCTTAGGCTCGCTCGCACCAGGAGCAACTGCACCGACCAACATGTTGTTTTTCAGTGGTGCAAAGGCAATCCGTAAGGATGTGGTTTTATCTAACGGTGTGTTGCATGTGCTCGATAAGTTAATGAAGCCACAGTTTGAAAAAAATATTCAGGAATGGCTGAGTGATAAGAAGGAATATACCGTCTTTGTCGCCGGCCTGAAGAAGTTTGGCCTGTGGGATCAACTGGCTCAAAAAGGTCCATTTACGGTATTTGCGCCAACAAATGAAGCTTTGGAAAAACGAGGGGTAACAGCGAGTTTTTTGGATGGAGCTAATCCTGAACAATATATAGGCGAGGTACTCTTTGGTGCCTATATCATGTATGATAAACATTTTTTTATATCGGATTCACAGGTATTCACCATTATTAATTCGAACGGTTATTACAAATACTACTTAAAAGATAAAGTTCATTACATGGAATACTTTGCGAATGAAGCTTATCCAACATGGAAATTGAGTTACAATATGAGGCTCAGAAGCAACGATATGTTTAATTCGATTATTCTTGCTGATATAATTTATTCGGTGGGAGCTAAGATGGATTATCTATGTAGTAACGGTGTGGTACACGATTTAGATAAGGGGCTAGTAAGCCCTGATCAGGCTATTAAAAAGGAAGAAAATGAAAAATAA
- a CDS encoding fasciclin domain-containing protein, translated as MKNKSIRVTRYLLLIWATSLLVMSSCSKTEFMPDLVGEQVPYQNEATQDLSQLLAKRSDAKVFLAAWQKSSILALIKAEGIHTKVTILVPTDNALKQAGITAETIQKMTKEELTDFIQFYCFWGEFDQTKLGQYSLMVRSMLKNSKYRVPFYDNEEPVGRRYDLYYYRHYLAVKEGNLLINGKSVGKLSYEPATNGGIYFMEKFVQKPTMTTLEALTADGRFTFFIEAQRLADDAFFEKMLNDIEPLWGYRMTKEEFLSYYPDIRYSYKKDWEADMEPSHEEMANMNLTTLFAPTDDAFKRAGFNSVAEILAFNAKRGDVRFDDLYFEPRGAYPTDTLFNYHRNWGRLFGTKDPAYGLAGANNTVFYSNDLDPVLLNDYYINIGGSGQVQYAYKMPFAFSRNSNQMQMKIKNAEQLPVNIVESDINTLNGPIHVLDNLLVPKGFKLK; from the coding sequence ATGAAAAATAAATCAATCCGGGTCACCCGATATCTTTTACTGATTTGGGCGACAAGTTTACTCGTCATGTCCTCTTGTAGTAAGACTGAATTTATGCCTGATCTTGTCGGAGAACAGGTGCCTTATCAAAATGAGGCAACACAGGACCTTAGTCAATTGTTGGCAAAGCGTAGTGATGCAAAAGTGTTTTTAGCAGCATGGCAAAAAAGCAGCATACTAGCACTCATTAAAGCTGAGGGCATTCATACGAAAGTTACCATTTTGGTTCCAACTGATAATGCACTGAAGCAAGCTGGGATAACTGCGGAGACGATTCAAAAAATGACAAAGGAAGAGCTTACTGACTTTATTCAGTTTTACTGCTTTTGGGGTGAGTTTGATCAGACTAAACTTGGTCAATATAGCCTGATGGTTCGCTCAATGTTAAAAAATTCAAAATACCGGGTTCCATTTTATGATAACGAGGAACCTGTGGGACGACGTTATGACCTATATTATTATAGACATTATTTGGCAGTAAAAGAGGGAAATCTGCTTATCAATGGTAAATCTGTTGGCAAATTAAGCTATGAGCCGGCAACAAATGGTGGCATCTATTTCATGGAGAAATTTGTTCAAAAACCTACAATGACAACACTGGAAGCTTTAACTGCCGATGGAAGATTTACTTTTTTTATTGAAGCACAACGTTTGGCTGATGATGCTTTTTTTGAGAAGATGTTAAATGATATTGAGCCTCTTTGGGGTTATCGAATGACAAAAGAAGAATTTTTGAGTTATTACCCTGATATCAGATATTCCTATAAAAAGGACTGGGAAGCAGACATGGAGCCAAGTCATGAAGAAATGGCCAATATGAACTTGACAACATTATTTGCACCTACGGATGATGCATTTAAACGTGCGGGTTTTAACAGTGTGGCGGAAATCCTAGCATTCAATGCCAAGAGAGGTGATGTCAGGTTTGATGATTTATATTTTGAACCTAGAGGAGCATATCCAACAGATACCCTGTTTAACTATCATCGCAATTGGGGACGGTTGTTTGGTACAAAAGACCCTGCCTACGGTCTCGCAGGAGCTAACAATACCGTATTCTATAGTAATGATCTGGATCCGGTGTTGCTAAATGACTATTATATCAATATCGGCGGTTCGGGACAAGTTCAATATGCTTATAAGATGCCATTTGCTTTCTCTCGAAATTCGAACCAGATGCAAATGAAGATCAAAAATGCCGAACAGCTACCAGTCAATATTGTGGAATCGGATATCAATACCCTTAATGGACCTATTCACGTACTTGATAATTTGTTAGTCCCGAAGGGATTCAAACTTAAATAA
- a CDS encoding fasciclin domain-containing protein yields MRQYKFRYYRNCILVLLGSFALACKKDDNAVRFDNNSVNFVVADNFNLSAFNAALRVSNMDKELKTGKGPYTLLAPSDDAFSKAGYPSVVKILSERAAIISNIAYYHILDGKYELDKLPFLFNQELKTRKGKVYATHWVKGADTVLTLNGARVLTQNLPASNGLIQVLDRVMTPYVHDKIVDAINADASISIFARAIKRSGVLSEKVNQGPYTIFAPTNAAMAQMGFTSIQEIEKIGVAELKQVVNYHIVRDRRFVYDYILSTGNTNVSKQTMLDGNNVQIRLIPNANSPGAFSGIALRGLGNTSDVLLQKQDILTGDGVLHIVDQCLRITQ; encoded by the coding sequence ATGAGACAATATAAATTTCGCTATTACAGGAATTGTATACTTGTGCTGCTAGGCAGCTTTGCACTAGCCTGTAAAAAGGACGATAATGCGGTTCGCTTTGACAATAACAGTGTCAATTTTGTTGTTGCTGATAATTTTAATCTATCTGCATTTAATGCCGCGTTGCGTGTAAGCAACATGGATAAGGAGCTGAAGACAGGAAAGGGACCTTATACATTGCTTGCACCATCGGATGATGCTTTCTCCAAAGCAGGCTATCCTAGTGTGGTCAAAATATTATCTGAGCGTGCGGCAATAATTTCCAATATCGCCTATTATCACATATTGGACGGAAAATATGAATTGGATAAACTTCCATTTCTATTTAATCAAGAATTAAAGACACGTAAAGGTAAGGTCTATGCCACACATTGGGTCAAGGGTGCTGATACAGTACTTACATTAAATGGTGCCCGTGTTTTGACTCAAAATTTACCGGCTTCAAATGGATTGATACAGGTACTTGATCGCGTGATGACGCCATATGTTCATGATAAGATTGTGGATGCTATCAATGCGGATGCGAGTATCAGCATATTTGCTAGGGCTATTAAAAGGTCTGGTGTGCTATCGGAAAAAGTCAATCAAGGGCCTTATACCATTTTTGCACCGACGAATGCCGCTATGGCACAGATGGGATTTACTTCAATACAGGAAATCGAAAAGATCGGGGTAGCTGAATTGAAGCAAGTGGTCAATTACCATATCGTTCGTGACCGCCGCTTTGTGTACGATTATATCTTAAGTACGGGTAACACAAATGTATCTAAACAAACGATGCTGGATGGGAATAACGTACAGATTAGATTGATCCCCAATGCAAATTCTCCGGGAGCATTTAGTGGTATAGCACTCCGTGGTCTAGGCAACACCAGTGATGTCTTGTTACAAAAGCAGGATATATTAACTGGTGATGGGGTACTGCATATTGTCGATCAATGTTTGCGGATTACACAATAA
- a CDS encoding carboxypeptidase regulatory-like domain-containing protein, with protein MSTLKLIFLFLFLLQGFVSSAQETSGAITGKVQNNGGNGVEKATVTVVHTPTGTRYVQSTDKDGRFTLNNIRIGGPYIVDVSSVGLQADHRENIFVRLGEALQVDFILEQRTETLGEVVVTGRKRDTRVGTVGTGNHISSEQVRNMPTANRSITDVTRLTPQGSRDNSFGGTNFRYNNVTVDGAINNDAIGFSPSLGGQTGTSGMAGSSTRTNPISIDAIQDMQVYLAPYDVKIGNFTGGSVNAVTRSGTNKVEGSVYAFGRNAALTGRDRVGTLGKMNKDFYDYQTGFRIGFPLIKDKLFFFSNEEIARRQDPTQLRVGTVETAHILDQADVEAIKTAAQSRYGDIFNIGTADNYTNWSRSTKFFNRLDWNINAQHQLAVRNNTIFSKATHMDRDQQDFRFSGMAFEQENNQTSTVAELKSRFSNNLSSNVVVGYTQVNDRRDPLSDPSLPQVQIQGRTPGTTIYLGTDREASIFNMRQGTWEITANLNWTKGRHKFLIGTHNELYRIRYGFVNSWNGRVDYNSIADFVANVPYRVRGSYNYTDNSRSYILDHPAADFSVNMYSLYLQDEIRVNDHFQIIPGLRADLTSLPDMPTLSEKVKDMWADPGFGTSYTYTPANRLKNEFLNKIQLSPRIGFRWEAMDNKQLVIRGGAGLFTGRIPFAWLAYAYYNTGDSYGAFDQKADQKPFAPGSDPIKPSPNGIGDFIAQNGAIIHDPSTGKTQVDLVDNDFVLPQVLRSSLGIDYQAEGWKFTLEGIYTKNIKDVLFQQLNNKDNPLWYGYDVNKQQPVYSGTVDNRFSNVYLLSNTNQGYRYSLTGTIAKSIKEKLNATLSYTYGQSKDLSNGVRNSMESNWQLNQSLIPNNPKLAYSNFDIRHRIVSSINYEQVWHSAGRTSFTLYFSAQSGSPFTYGIVNNSIQGLPQQVSLVYIPRQTEAMHYFKDITGGMSAQQQADAFNKFIDGNAYLSSRRGDFTERNMGRTPWNLQADLRVAHDFFVQKSKKQFITFSMDIMNLTNLIYRKWGVQYFSPNTFNSTSSVGLTPSLFPPTQNADNWPVFTFSDPGQSYSIDYFNSRAQIQCGVRYTF; from the coding sequence ATGTCAACACTCAAATTAATTTTCCTCTTTTTATTTCTTTTGCAAGGATTCGTATCCTCGGCGCAAGAAACCTCAGGTGCAATCACAGGAAAGGTGCAAAATAACGGGGGGAACGGAGTTGAGAAAGCAACAGTCACTGTTGTACATACACCTACGGGGACGCGTTACGTACAGTCCACGGATAAAGATGGACGTTTTACATTAAACAATATTCGCATTGGTGGACCATATATCGTGGATGTAAGCAGCGTGGGACTACAGGCTGATCACAGGGAAAATATCTTCGTACGCCTGGGAGAGGCCCTGCAAGTTGATTTTATCTTGGAGCAACGTACCGAAACACTGGGTGAGGTGGTTGTAACGGGCCGAAAAAGGGATACTAGAGTTGGGACGGTTGGAACAGGAAATCATATCAGTAGTGAGCAGGTACGGAATATGCCTACAGCAAATCGTTCGATTACAGATGTGACTAGACTAACACCACAGGGTAGCCGGGATAATAGCTTCGGTGGAACCAATTTTAGGTATAACAACGTGACGGTGGACGGAGCCATCAACAATGATGCAATAGGTTTTAGCCCGTCTCTAGGAGGACAGACCGGTACTTCCGGAATGGCAGGAAGTAGTACTCGGACCAATCCAATCTCGATCGATGCCATTCAGGATATGCAGGTGTATCTAGCTCCCTATGATGTCAAAATTGGAAATTTTACAGGCGGATCGGTCAATGCCGTGACACGAAGTGGTACGAACAAGGTCGAAGGTTCGGTATATGCTTTCGGGCGTAATGCTGCATTAACAGGCAGGGATCGTGTGGGGACTTTAGGGAAAATGAATAAGGACTTTTATGATTATCAAACGGGATTTCGAATTGGTTTTCCATTGATTAAGGATAAATTATTCTTTTTCAGTAACGAAGAGATCGCACGACGTCAAGATCCTACACAACTGCGTGTGGGAACGGTTGAAACGGCACATATTCTGGATCAAGCCGATGTCGAGGCAATAAAAACAGCAGCTCAGTCACGTTATGGAGATATCTTTAATATCGGAACAGCTGACAATTATACCAACTGGTCACGTTCAACAAAATTTTTTAATCGTTTGGACTGGAATATCAATGCACAGCATCAATTGGCGGTTCGTAACAATACCATTTTTAGCAAAGCGACGCACATGGACAGGGATCAACAAGATTTTCGTTTCAGTGGAATGGCATTCGAACAGGAGAATAATCAAACAAGTACTGTTGCAGAATTAAAGAGCAGATTTAGTAACAATCTTTCCTCCAATGTTGTAGTGGGATACACGCAAGTGAATGACCGCCGCGATCCGTTGAGTGATCCTTCTTTGCCTCAGGTGCAGATTCAGGGACGTACACCAGGTACGACGATCTATCTTGGGACCGATCGTGAAGCCAGTATTTTTAATATGCGACAAGGGACTTGGGAGATTACGGCTAATCTGAACTGGACGAAAGGCAGGCACAAGTTTTTGATCGGTACGCATAATGAGCTTTATCGTATCCGGTATGGCTTTGTCAACAGTTGGAATGGTCGTGTAGATTATAACAGTATTGCGGATTTTGTTGCCAATGTACCGTATCGTGTAAGAGGTAGCTATAATTATACGGACAATAGTCGATCGTATATCTTAGATCACCCTGCTGCAGATTTCTCGGTCAATATGTACAGTCTCTACTTGCAGGATGAGATCCGCGTGAATGATCATTTCCAAATTATCCCTGGGCTTAGAGCAGATTTAACGAGCCTACCAGATATGCCAACGTTAAGCGAAAAAGTCAAAGACATGTGGGCTGATCCTGGTTTCGGAACCAGCTATACATACACCCCCGCCAATCGCCTGAAAAATGAATTTTTAAATAAAATTCAACTTTCTCCCCGAATAGGATTTCGTTGGGAAGCGATGGACAACAAACAATTGGTCATTAGAGGAGGAGCCGGGTTATTTACTGGACGTATACCGTTTGCTTGGCTTGCCTATGCCTATTACAATACAGGCGATAGCTATGGTGCATTTGATCAAAAAGCTGATCAAAAACCTTTTGCACCGGGATCTGATCCGATTAAACCTAGTCCAAATGGAATTGGAGATTTTATTGCACAAAATGGCGCTATAATCCATGATCCAAGTACTGGGAAAACACAGGTAGATTTAGTTGATAATGATTTTGTACTTCCACAGGTTCTCCGGTCAAGTTTAGGCATAGATTACCAGGCGGAAGGTTGGAAATTCACATTGGAAGGCATTTATACAAAAAATATAAAAGATGTATTGTTTCAGCAATTGAACAATAAAGACAATCCGTTGTGGTATGGTTACGATGTCAACAAGCAGCAACCGGTTTATAGTGGCACTGTAGATAATCGTTTTTCAAATGTTTACTTATTGAGCAATACCAATCAAGGTTATCGATATAGCTTAACCGGTACAATAGCGAAATCAATCAAAGAAAAGTTGAATGCGACTTTGAGTTACACCTATGGTCAATCCAAAGATTTGAGCAATGGTGTTCGTAACTCCATGGAAAGTAATTGGCAGCTCAACCAATCGTTAATTCCAAACAACCCAAAATTAGCCTACAGTAACTTTGATATACGTCATCGTATCGTTTCAAGTATAAATTATGAACAAGTATGGCACAGTGCTGGGCGGACAAGTTTTACCTTATATTTTAGTGCACAATCAGGTAGTCCATTTACCTATGGTATTGTCAACAATAGTATCCAAGGGTTACCACAACAGGTCAGTTTGGTTTACATTCCGAGACAGACAGAGGCAATGCATTATTTTAAGGATATTACTGGTGGAATGTCCGCTCAACAACAGGCAGACGCTTTTAATAAATTTATTGATGGTAACGCGTACCTAAGCTCCCGTAGAGGTGATTTTACAGAACGAAATATGGGACGTACGCCATGGAATCTACAGGCTGATTTACGTGTTGCGCATGATTTTTTTGTTCAAAAGTCAAAAAAACAATTTATCACCTTTTCGATGGATATCATGAATTTGACAAATCTGATCTATAGAAAATGGGGCGTTCAATACTTCTCACCAAATACATTTAATTCAACGAGTAGTGTAGGGCTGACACCATCATTGTTTCCACCAACGCAAAATGCAGATAACTGGCCTGTATTTACATTCAGCGATCCGGGTCAGTCCTATAGTATAGATTATTTTAACTCAAGGGCGCAGATACAATGTGGCGTTCGCTATACTTTCTAA
- a CDS encoding IPT/TIG domain-containing protein, protein MIIALIGCSKKEELIDKEVAKVSGYYPNSGKAGTLVTIEGQGFGSSIAEFTATVAGNPAEVISATPTSVVLRVPKGDKSGTVALKYGSNSFEVGTYTYQDLSIAKVFPTNGTGGTQLRIDGEGFGSTDMPAEVYVNSKKALVVSVTDKVIIAEVPEDAGYGAVEVRVDGKKSQGQNFTYQVIRSIKPTSGGAGTRVTLTGEGFEKLNSGNVVDFNGKIAVVLESSPEKIVVVAPTGVGTGLLSVNINEQKISGPTFTVVGKPVIETVSPLSGPKGSEMTISGLLFSKILDENQVFINGKQVAISSSSENQIKLTIPGGTGSGKVKVVVNDQSIEGPQFKDQTLGIRSMSPDNGLAGTSVTIMGTGFSVNLAENLVYFNGVLTPVSSASENKLVLEAPQGVTTGQVKVVVGSQDALAPQQFRRAGIMTLAGGPGMTTFGSNMAGMAIDQQGYIYVTDTENKQVKKVSPTGNVSILQVDGANAIFDYPSGIAIDQQNNVYVSDQRANQIFKITPTGKRTIHASGFSPTSMCIDLSGNLYVSVAGFAQGVNKVNITGNYTKVTGPSWVMAKPFVDSQGYLYYSDQNTSSNNGVELVKPGDTRGGMFVGSSDAGYGDGIGTYARFSGIGGITPGLNNRLIVADNNNYAIREVNMTTREVTTLIKTGYGYVDGTLATAKFTLIKDVVVDKEGNIYLMDVANKAIRKLFLK, encoded by the coding sequence ATGATAATTGCATTAATCGGCTGTAGTAAAAAAGAGGAATTGATAGATAAGGAGGTGGCGAAAGTGAGTGGCTATTACCCTAATTCAGGCAAGGCAGGGACATTGGTTACGATTGAAGGACAGGGCTTCGGCAGTTCGATCGCTGAATTTACAGCAACAGTTGCTGGGAATCCGGCGGAGGTGATCAGCGCGACTCCTACCTCCGTTGTGTTGCGCGTGCCGAAAGGTGATAAAAGCGGAACAGTTGCCTTGAAGTATGGGAGCAATAGCTTCGAGGTCGGCACGTATACGTATCAGGACTTGTCTATAGCGAAAGTTTTTCCGACTAATGGTACCGGTGGAACCCAATTGCGGATTGATGGTGAGGGGTTTGGCAGTACAGATATGCCGGCGGAGGTTTACGTGAATAGCAAAAAAGCATTGGTTGTGAGTGTTACCGATAAGGTCATCATTGCTGAAGTACCAGAAGATGCTGGGTATGGTGCTGTAGAAGTACGTGTAGACGGAAAAAAATCTCAAGGTCAAAATTTCACCTATCAGGTTATTCGCAGCATCAAACCAACAAGCGGTGGAGCAGGGACAAGGGTTACATTGACAGGTGAAGGCTTCGAGAAACTAAATTCGGGCAATGTGGTCGATTTTAACGGTAAAATTGCTGTCGTCTTGGAATCCAGTCCTGAAAAAATTGTTGTTGTTGCACCGACAGGGGTGGGAACGGGACTGTTGTCCGTCAACATAAACGAACAGAAAATCTCAGGACCGACGTTTACCGTGGTTGGTAAACCAGTCATTGAAACGGTTTCACCTTTAAGTGGCCCTAAAGGATCCGAAATGACGATCAGTGGACTATTATTTAGTAAGATACTGGACGAAAATCAGGTATTTATCAATGGAAAGCAGGTCGCTATTTCTTCAAGTAGTGAAAATCAGATTAAACTGACCATTCCCGGTGGAACTGGATCGGGCAAGGTAAAAGTTGTTGTCAATGATCAATCGATTGAAGGTCCGCAGTTTAAAGATCAGACCTTGGGTATACGTTCGATGAGCCCAGATAATGGTCTGGCAGGGACAAGTGTTACGATTATGGGAACTGGTTTTAGTGTAAATCTAGCAGAAAATCTAGTCTATTTTAATGGTGTTTTGACGCCAGTAAGCAGTGCCAGCGAAAATAAATTGGTATTAGAGGCGCCACAGGGAGTAACGACAGGTCAGGTGAAGGTCGTGGTTGGTAGCCAAGATGCTTTGGCACCGCAACAATTTCGCAGGGCAGGGATAATGACCCTAGCTGGAGGTCCAGGAATGACCACATTTGGCAGTAATATGGCTGGAATGGCGATAGATCAACAGGGATATATCTACGTTACAGATACAGAGAATAAACAAGTCAAGAAGGTGTCACCAACAGGTAATGTATCCATCCTGCAAGTTGATGGTGCCAACGCGATTTTTGACTATCCCTCAGGAATAGCAATTGACCAGCAAAATAATGTCTATGTCAGTGACCAACGGGCAAACCAGATATTTAAAATTACACCAACAGGCAAACGTACGATACACGCAAGCGGATTTTCTCCTACATCCATGTGCATAGACTTATCGGGCAATTTGTATGTTTCGGTTGCTGGATTTGCGCAAGGGGTAAACAAAGTCAATATTACCGGAAATTACACAAAGGTAACGGGGCCGTCCTGGGTGATGGCCAAACCTTTTGTGGATAGCCAAGGTTACTTATACTATTCGGATCAGAATACAAGTAGTAACAATGGGGTTGAGTTAGTGAAACCCGGTGATACGCGGGGAGGGATGTTTGTTGGAAGTTCAGATGCTGGATATGGAGATGGGATAGGAACTTACGCACGTTTTAGCGGTATCGGTGGAATTACTCCTGGACTGAACAACCGATTAATTGTCGCTGATAATAATAATTATGCGATTCGTGAAGTCAATATGACAACCAGAGAAGTAACAACCTTGATAAAGACTGGCTATGGTTATGTGGACGGTACTTTAGCGACGGCCAAGTTTACATTGATAAAGGATGTTGTGGTGGATAAAGAGGGCAATATTTACCTTATGGATGTGGCGAATAAAGCGATTCGGAAATTATTCCTAAAATAA
- a CDS encoding metallophosphoesterase family protein yields MKIQLAIISDIHANIVALDEVLADIKKSGVTQIYCLGDLVDFAPWGNEVIARIQEKNIPCLLGNHDQRVAFDEPIVPLSHHDVIETVNRDIAINLSKNEITAAHKKWLATLPYNIELTFKVSDHLRKILLVHASPHSNDEYIYESTPKADLSVQLRERAIDILVMGHTHHSYVQRTEEVLFINCGSVGRSKEKDRKASYALVTLTEENIEAKIVKVDYPIKEVAAAIYHSDIPDFYGNFLHSIDSN; encoded by the coding sequence ATGAAGATACAACTTGCAATAATAAGTGATATACATGCCAATATTGTGGCATTGGACGAAGTATTAGCGGATATAAAAAAGAGCGGGGTAACACAGATTTACTGTTTAGGTGATCTGGTCGATTTTGCCCCATGGGGAAATGAGGTTATCGCCCGAATACAGGAAAAAAATATCCCCTGTTTACTCGGAAATCACGATCAAAGGGTTGCCTTCGATGAGCCTATTGTTCCCTTATCACACCACGATGTGATCGAAACAGTAAACCGTGACATCGCCATCAATCTCAGCAAGAACGAAATAACAGCTGCTCACAAAAAATGGTTGGCAACATTACCATACAATATTGAATTAACGTTCAAAGTCAGTGATCATCTTAGAAAAATTCTGCTTGTGCATGCCAGTCCGCATAGTAATGATGAATACATTTATGAATCAACACCTAAAGCGGACTTGTCAGTTCAATTGCGCGAAAGAGCCATCGATATCCTCGTCATGGGTCATACCCATCACTCCTATGTCCAACGGACCGAAGAAGTCCTGTTTATCAATTGTGGGTCTGTCGGCCGAAGCAAAGAGAAAGACAGAAAGGCTTCCTATGCCTTAGTTACGCTGACAGAAGAAAACATAGAAGCCAAAATAGTTAAAGTAGATTATCCGATAAAGGAAGTCGCAGCAGCTATTTATCACAGTGATATTCCCGATTTCTATGGCAATTTTTTACACAGCATAGATAGCAATTAA
- a CDS encoding SDR family oxidoreductase — protein MAKNKIALVTGGSRGLGRNMAINLAKKGIDVILTYNSNKKEADHVVSMIKALGQHAAAFQFNAGDTKSFDHFITQITEHLKNQTGQSNFDFLINNAGTALYAPFMDTTEEQFDAVYNIHYKGVFFLTQKALPFINDGGRIINISSGLARFAFPGSSAYGSMKGAIEVLTRYLAKELGSRSIAANVVAPGAIETDFGGGHVRDNKETNAHIASVTALGRAGVPDDIGGVVAFLCTEDARWINGQRIEVSGGMNL, from the coding sequence ATGGCTAAAAATAAAATCGCTTTAGTAACTGGCGGAAGCCGAGGTTTGGGAAGAAACATGGCAATTAATCTTGCTAAAAAAGGAATTGATGTCATACTGACTTATAATAGCAATAAAAAAGAAGCAGATCATGTTGTCTCTATGATTAAGGCTTTGGGACAACATGCAGCGGCATTTCAATTCAACGCCGGAGATACAAAATCCTTCGATCATTTTATAACACAAATAACCGAACATCTAAAAAACCAAACAGGTCAATCAAACTTTGATTTTCTGATTAATAATGCAGGCACGGCATTATATGCTCCTTTTATGGATACGACGGAAGAACAATTTGACGCAGTTTACAATATCCATTATAAAGGTGTCTTTTTTCTAACCCAGAAAGCACTTCCTTTTATAAACGATGGTGGACGTATTATTAATATTTCTTCGGGTCTTGCCCGCTTCGCTTTTCCGGGTTCTTCTGCTTATGGCTCAATGAAAGGTGCTATCGAAGTCTTGACAAGATACCTGGCCAAGGAACTAGGCTCTCGTAGTATTGCAGCAAACGTAGTCGCACCAGGAGCTATTGAAACAGATTTTGGCGGGGGACATGTTCGTGACAACAAAGAAACCAATGCACATATCGCGAGTGTAACAGCCTTAGGTCGTGCTGGTGTGCCTGACGACATTGGTGGAGTTGTAGCCTTCTTGTGTACTGAGGATGCCCGATGGATCAATGGACAACGCATTGAAGTATCCGGTGGTATGAATCTTTAA